The sequence below is a genomic window from Candidatus Methylomirabilis tolerans.
CTTTCAGGTTGGCATAGGTCAGGAGCCCGACGATCGCGAGGACCACCACCGCGGCGATCCCCACCTGCTCGTTCATAATCTTGACCCCGCCGGCCGAGATCCGACTGGTCAACATGATCGCGAACAGCAGGAGGATGGTGATCCCTCCCACGTACAGCAGCACCTGCGCGGCCGCCAGAAATTCGGCATCAAGCAGGACAAACAGCGCGGCAACGCCGAAGAAGGCAAAGACTAATGCGATGGCGCAATGCACGAGGTTTTTGGCCAGGACCACCAGCAGAGAGGCTCCCACCGTAAAGGCCGCCATCAGGAAGAATACAACGTGAGTCACAGTCACAAGCGTCACTCCCCCGTGCTAATAATCTTTTAACACCAGGATCAATCCGGTAATCCCCATATTCAGCAAGGCCAGCGGCAGCAGGAACTTCCATCCCAGATTCATGAGTTGATCGACCCGCAGCCTGGCTAAT
It includes:
- a CDS encoding NADH-quinone oxidoreductase subunit J encodes the protein MTVTHVVFFLMAAFTVGASLLVVLAKNLVHCAIALVFAFFGVAALFVLLDAEFLAAAQVLLYVGGITILLLFAIMLTSRISAGGVKIMNEQVGIAAVVVLAIVGLLTYANLKGFPALVPPLTMSDNTASIGKLLLTTYVLPFEVVSLLLLAAMVGAIILARRERGKD